A genome region from Populus alba chromosome 5, ASM523922v2, whole genome shotgun sequence includes the following:
- the LOC118032373 gene encoding transcription factor PHYTOCHROME INTERACTING FACTOR-LIKE 15: protein MEDQILHHDQLPFNSIWPSCPLQTQQTQIPASSQTPISTFLGDQICNNTEEEEDEPEEELGAMKEMMYRMAAMQPVEIDPATIRKPKRRNVRISDDPQSVAARLRRERISEKIRILQRLVPGGRKMDTASMLEEAIRYVKFLKRQIRLLQPSHHQQQQPCTTNGDWQIPYSNKPLDSITTTPSLLEPRAGGLGYILGGNTGGNPLCFNHEVISD from the coding sequence ATGGAAGATCAAATTCTTCATCATGACCAGCTTCCCTTTAACTCAATTTGGCCTAGCTGCCCTCTGCAAACACAGCAAACACAAATTCCAGCTTCAAGCCAAACACCAATCTCAACCTTTCTTGGTGACCAAATATGCAACAAtacagaggaggaggaggatgagcCGGAAGAGGAACTGGGAGCTATGAAAGAAATGATGTATAGAATGGCAGCGATGCAGCCAGTCGAGATAGATCCGGCCACGATTCGCAAGCCAAAAAGACGAAACGTTAGGATTAGCGATGACCCCCAGAGCGTGGCTGCGCGTCTTAGGCGAGAAAGGATAAGTGAAAAGATCAGAATTCTACAAAGGCTTGTTCCTGGGGGAAGAAAAATGGACACTGCTTCAATGCTAGAAGAAGCTATCCGTTACGTTAAGTTCTTGAAAAGGCAAATTCGCCTGCTTCAACCTAGCCATCATCAGCAGCAACAACCATGCACTACCAATGGAGACTGGCAAATTCCATACAGCAATAAACCTCTTGATTCTATCACCACCACTCCATCCCTCCTCGAACCCCGAGCCGGAGGCCTCGGATACATTCTTGGTGGGAATACCGGGGGCAATCCTTTGTGCTTTAATCATGAGGTAATTAGTGATTAG
- the LOC118032389 gene encoding U3 snoRNP-associated protein-like EMB2271 has product MNKNPRKRGGPPGRNKRGGSKFSMNRDPFFSNNKRRKKGEDEDIESEEEELDGGMLNGGGDSGEDEEDEELVPEETAGEKRQRIAKAVVENLRAREKELEGEEDEEGDREFEKDGERDSSVAKKLMQQQLEESGRLRRAIASRVQKPESVDGFEVLVKHRQSVTAVCLSDDDSKGFSASKDGTILHWDVDSGKAEKYQWPNDEILRSHGAKNPEGRATKHSRNVLALAVSTDGRYLASGGLDRHVHLWDTRTREHIQAFPGHKGPVSCLTFRKGSSELFSGSYDRSIKIWNVEDRAYMSTLFGHQSEVLTIDCLWQERVLAVGRDRSMQLFKVHDESRLIFRSSTSSLECCCFIDNSEFVSGSDDGNIELWGVQKKKPVYIVKNAHTSSTDVNNGELKDNGRNYNGHIASSWVSSVGVCRGSDLAASGAGNGSVRLWAVEGAGKGIRPLYNLPLIGFVNSLAFAKSGKFLLAGVGQEPRLGRWGHNSAARNGVAIQQLKLL; this is encoded by the exons ATGAACAAGAATCCAAGGAAGAGAGGAGGCCCCCCGGGAAGAAACAAGAGGGGCGGCAGCAAGTTTTCTATGAATAGAGATCCCTTTTTCAGCAACAACAAAAGACGTAAGAAGGGTGAGGATGAAGACATCGAATCCGAGGAGGAGGAGTTGGACGGAGGAATGCTAAATGGTGGAGGAGATTCAGGGGAGGATGAAGAGGATGAGGAATTAGTACCGGAGGAGACGGCGGGAGAGAAGAGGCAGCGGATCGCGAAAGCAGTGGTAGAGAATCTTAGAGCGAGAGAGAAGGAGCTTGAGGGTGAGGAGGATGAAGAGGGGGATAGAGAGTTTGAGAAGGACGGTGAGAGGGATTCTTCTGTGGCTAAGAAATTGATGCAGCAACAGCTTGAAGAAAGTGGTCGCTTGAGAAGAGCCATTGCTT CTAGGGTTCAAAAGCCAGAGAGTGTCGATGGATTTGAAGTCCTTGTGAAACATCGGCAATCTGTTACTGCTGTATGCCTTTCTGATGATGACTCGAAGGGCTTTTCTGCTTCCAAAGATGGCACAATTTTGCATTGGGATGTAGACAGTGGAAAAGCTGAAAAATACCAATGGCCTAACGATGAAATACTAAGATCCCATGGGGCCAAGAATCCAGAAGGTCGAGCAACTAAGCATAGCAGGAATGTTTTGGCATTGGCTGTTAGTACTGATGGTCGGTATTTGGCCAGTGGAGGCTTGGATCGGCATGTTCATCTGTGGGACACTCGTACACGAGAACATATTCAG GCTTTCCCAGGTCATAAAGGTCCTGTCTCATGTTTGACGTTTAGGAAAGGGAGTTCAGAACTTTTTTCTGGTTCATATGATCGATCAATCAAGATATGGAATGTAGAAGATAGAGCTTACATGAGCACATTGTTTGGTCACCAAAGTGAAGTGTTAACAATTGATTGTTTGTGGCAAGAACGAGTGCTTGCTGTTGGACGTGATCGGAGCATGCAATTGTTTAAg GTCCATGATGAGTCAAGGCTGATATTTCGTTCTTCTACGTCATCTTTGGAGTGTTGCTGTTTTATTGACAACAGCGAATTTGTGTCTGGATCAGATGATGGAAATATTGAGCTTTGGGGCGTACAAAAGAAGAAGCCTGTGTACATTGTTAAAAATGCTCATACTTCGTCGACTGATGTCAATAATGGTGAACTGAAGGATAATGGAAGAAATTACAATGGTCATATTG CATCTTCCTGGGTAAGTTCAGTCGGTGTGTGTAGAGGCAGCGATCTTGCTGCATCAGGGGCTGGGAATGGTTCTGTCCGCTTATGGGCTGTAGAAGGTGCTGGCAAAGGCATCCGGCCCTTGTACAATCTTCCATTG ATTGGGTTTGTAAATTCTCTGGCCTTTGCAAAATCTGGAAAGTTCCTTCTCGCTGGGGTTGGACAG GAACCTCGCCTAGGAAGATGGGGACACAATTCAGCTGCTCGAAACGGAGTTGCAATCCAGCAGTTGAAGCTTTTGTAG
- the LOC118032380 gene encoding zinc finger CCCH domain-containing protein 38, whose translation MKEGGTASVKMSGSGRKHSSKWDLKEESRMSFEDVEDNAWPGKAGIPFCDKESRCDWLPPEAAGSTRSKWSAMEPLPGRRGSCRDDNIDEDHSRTLKATYEDESYGSRMSPGLDEWRQQSFQNSPKNEYKRLRRSRSRSWSQSRSRSPVHGFRRESGAYDRTRSRSGVSAQLCKDFVAGRCRRGNHCQFLHQDTETCENDWERPRRTAASKYPISHDTKQYPMGSGRSANCCTNFLKGNCRRGESCRYAHHGASDPSSRGSANEVIRERDNDRRHRYASPERRAERETRRAADIPCKFFAAGNCQNGKYCRFSHHDQTLASPDKRSRDVRWPPSQNSDEFEKSWNGPKWSDSHNSDSARLREDKNEKLDAPNLSLSARHMEDGWGHDPVEDKTHSNPPTNEVVEIDKKEAFQWKTENSGDNTNVSENWLGDMEMSPDWNYRLQPSNHINKGSSRELQEGSGQVHDTAAVMPPISNETSSIQQGFNLQEVGISALPHDDDGVTAKTASSYTNISANALASQSFNKNGQSSNTLPILNLNTVGKIQEAFLTNASRGGTTTNPQKQTLFQERTVINIPDTGNPNAPHANLGIPTAQNMASNGHLTQLTNLSASLVQLLVNGQQLPQLHESHNSHDGTFANSEGTVTVKPDSAVTIQPNQAVEPRKQYDPICDSVEPGKLNVNTNSPDKKLELLSKSLSPSSLAAAPNGGDFNKFFLEQESNEKSSQLNQPAPAASSEATKENNGVGSGEGNRVQEQDKTAQENGPLENSDGDGKADESKKNKDAKGYRAFKFALVEFVKDLLKPAWKEGQISKDAYKNIVKKVVDKVTGTMHSAGIPTTQEKIEQYLSVSKPKLTKLVQAYVEKFQKDK comes from the exons ATGAAAGAAGGTGGTACTGCTTCTGTCAAAATGAGTGGCAGTGGCCGAAAACATAGTTCAAAATGGGATTTGAAAGAAGAGTCCCGAATGTCATTTGAAGATGTGGAAGACAATGCTTGGCCTGGGAAAGCAGGAATACCTTTTTGCGACAAAGAATCACGATGTGACTGGCTCCCACCTGAAGCTGCTGGCAGCACTCGCTCCAAGTGGTCGGCTATGGAACCTTTGCCTGGAAGAAGAGGCTCCTGCAgggatgataatattgatgaagaCCATAGTAGAACTTTGAAAGCCACCTATGAAGATGAGAGTTATGGAAGTAGAATGTCTCCTGGTCTTGATGAATGGAGACAGCAAAGTTTTCAAAACTCTCCCAAGAATGAATATAAAAGATTAAGAAG GAGCCGAAGCCGAAGTTGGAGCCAGAGCCGGAGCAGGAGCCCTGTCCATGGCTTCAGGCGAGAATCAGGAGCATATGACAGAACTAGAAGTAGATCTGGTGTATCAGCTCAATTATGTAAGGATTTTGTTGCTGGGAGATGCAGGAGAGGCAATCATTGCCAGTTTCTTCACCAAGATACTGAGACTTGTGAGAATGACTGGGAAAGACCCAGGAGAACTGCAGCTTCTAAATATCCTATCTCGCACGATACTAAGCAGTACCCAATGGGGAGTGGAAGATCTGCCAATTGCTGCACTAATTTTCTAAAGGGAAACTGTAGAAGGGGTGAATCCTGCAGGTATGCTCATCATGGTGCTTCTGATCCATCCAGTAGGGGGTCTGCAAATGAGGTGATTAGAGAAAGAGATAATGACCGAAGGCATAGATATGCATCTCCAGAGAGACGTGCTGAGCGTGAAACCCGCAGAGCAGCTGATATTCCGTGCAAATTTTTTGCTGCTGGCAATTGCCAGAATGGAAAATATTGCAGGTTTTCTCATCATGATCAGACACTTGCAAGTCCTGACAAAAGATCACGAGATGTTAGGTGGCCACCAAGCCAAAACtcagatgaatttgaaaaatcatgGAATGGTCCAAAATGGAGTGACAGTCATAACTCAGACTCTGCAAGGTTGAGAgaggataaaaatgaaaaattggatGCACCTAATCTGAGTCTCTCTGCACGGCATATGGAGGATGGATGGGGCCATGATCCTGTCGAGGACAAGACACACAGTAATCCTCCAACTAATGAAGTGGTTGAGATCGACAAAAAGGAAGCCTTCCAATGGAAGACTGAAAATTCTGGTGATAACACTAATGTTTCTGAGAATTGGCTTGGTGATATGGAAATGTCTCCGGATTGGAACTACAGACTGCAACCTTCCAACCATATCAACAAAGGATCCAGTCGTGAACTTCAAGAGGGTTCAGGTCAGGTGCATGATACCGCTGCAGTCATGCCACCAATTTCAAATGAAACATCTTCCATTCAACAGGGCTTTAATTTACAGGAGGTTGGGATTAGTGCTTTGCcacatgatgatgatggtgtgACTGCAAAAACTGCTAGTTCCTACACAAACATTTCTGCCAATGCCCTTGCATCACAAAGCTTCAACAAAAATGGCCAGAGTTCAAATACTTTACCTATTCTGAATTTGAATACTGTTGGAAAAATTCAAGAAGCTTTCTTGACCAATGCTTCAAGAGGAGGGACAACAACAAATCCTCAAAAGCAAACACTGTTTCAGGAGAGGACAGTGATCAACATTCCAGATACTGGGAATCCAAATGCTCCACATGCGAATTTGGGGATTCCAACAGCACAAAACATGGCCAGTAATGGACATTTGACTCAGCTTACCAACCTTTCCGCCTCTCTGGTTCAGTTACTTGTGAATGGACAGCAGCTTCCACAACTTCATGAATCTCATAATTCGCATGATGGTACCTTTGCCAACTCAGAGGGCACTGTCACTGTGAAACCAGATTCTGCAGTGACCATTCAGCCAAATCAAGCTGTTGAACCCCGGAAGCAGTATGATCCTATTTGTGACAGTGTTGAGCCTGGGAAGCTTAATGTCAATACTAACTCTCCAGACAAGAAACTAGAATTGTTATCCAAAAGCTTGTCCCCTTCATCTCTTGCTGCTGCACCCAATGGTGGTGACTTTAACAAGTTCTTCTTGGAGCAAGAGTCTAATGAAAAGAGTTCCCAGTTAAATCAGCCAGCACCAGCTGCGAGTTCTGAAGCTACCAAGGAAAACAATGGGGTGGGGTCTGGTGAAGGCAATAGAGTGCAAGAGCAGGATAAGACCGCACAAGAAAATGGTCCCTTAGAGAACAGTGATGGTGATGGCAAAGCTGATGAGAGCAAGAAAAACAAGGATGCCAAGGGATATCGTGCATTTAAGTTTGCACTGGTGGAGTTTGTTAAGGATCTTCTGAAACCTGCATGGAAGGAAGGTCAAATCAGCAAAGACGCTTACAAGAACATAGTTAAGAAAGTGGTTGACAAAGTTACTGGTACCATGCACAGTGCTGGTATTCCAACAACGCaggaaaaaattgaacaatatCTGTCAGTTTCAAAGCCAAAGCTGACAAAACTTGTACAG GCATATGTGGAGAAATTTCAGAAGGACAAATGA
- the LOC118032398 gene encoding general transcription and DNA repair factor IIH subunit TFB1-1-like isoform X2, with protein MEADEGDDYTHLPDHGIVHDGSKEITELQHELYRRTLSQDLNRHAAVVLQGTTVDEDQLKDTQTVAEALERSKQGQNTSNEEADINANQDRLSRILKMMEIDDLQASSDLPLAPLSIKDPRDYFDSQQASALTTSRDTSIGNDPVRRTLSVEESYASLRDSISHIKNTGLVDPMVTPEVAAKVLSVLTPNIS; from the exons ATGGAAGCTGATGAAGGGGATGATTATACACATCTTCCA GATCATGGCATTGTCCATGACGGTAGCAAGGAAATAACCGAATTGCAGCATGAACTATATAGAAGAACTCTGTCGCAGGACCTAAACAGGCATGCCGCTGTTGTTCTTCAAGGAACAACTGTAG ACGAGGACCAATTGAAAGACACACAGACTGTAGCAGAGGCACTTGAACGATCAAAACAGG GACAGAATACTTCAAATGAAGAAGCTGATATCAATGCAAACCAGGACAGATTGagtagaattttaaaaatgatggaaATTGACGATCTTCAGGCGTCAAGTGATCTTCCTTTGGCACCGCTTTCTATCAAG GATCCAAGGGATTACTTTGATTCTCAACAAGCTAGTGCTCTTACAACTTCCAGAGATACCAGTATTGGAAATGATCCAGTAAGACGCACCCTGAGCGTGGAAGAATCATATGCTTCTTTGAGGGACTCCATTTCCCACATAAAAAACACAGGATTGGTTGATCCCATGGTTACACCTGAAGTTGCTGCTAAG GTCCTTTCAGTCTTGACCCCCAATATCTCATAG
- the LOC118032398 gene encoding general transcription and DNA repair factor IIH subunit TFB1-1-like isoform X1, translating to MEADEGDDYTHLPDHGIVHDGSKEITELQHELYRRTLSQDLNRHAAVVLQGTTVDEDQLKDTQTVAEALERSKQGQNTSNEEADINANQDRLSRILKMMEIDDLQASSDLPLAPLSIKDPRDYFDSQQASALTTSRDTSIGNDPVRRTLSVEESYASLRDSISHIKNTGLVDPMVTPEVAAKVMDLKLSAVSLLHVIGKLSYCH from the exons ATGGAAGCTGATGAAGGGGATGATTATACACATCTTCCA GATCATGGCATTGTCCATGACGGTAGCAAGGAAATAACCGAATTGCAGCATGAACTATATAGAAGAACTCTGTCGCAGGACCTAAACAGGCATGCCGCTGTTGTTCTTCAAGGAACAACTGTAG ACGAGGACCAATTGAAAGACACACAGACTGTAGCAGAGGCACTTGAACGATCAAAACAGG GACAGAATACTTCAAATGAAGAAGCTGATATCAATGCAAACCAGGACAGATTGagtagaattttaaaaatgatggaaATTGACGATCTTCAGGCGTCAAGTGATCTTCCTTTGGCACCGCTTTCTATCAAG GATCCAAGGGATTACTTTGATTCTCAACAAGCTAGTGCTCTTACAACTTCCAGAGATACCAGTATTGGAAATGATCCAGTAAGACGCACCCTGAGCGTGGAAGAATCATATGCTTCTTTGAGGGACTCCATTTCCCACATAAAAAACACAGGATTGGTTGATCCCATGGTTACACCTGAAGTTGCTGCTAAGGTAATGGATCTTAAACTATCTGCTGTTTCTTTGCTACATGTTATTGGAAAGCTTTCATATTGCCATTGA